TTAAGGGAATCTTGCGAAATTGCCCCGCCGGGGATGAACGATTTGCCCTGATTGAGGGCGGCGAGGACCACGTCCGCCGCGCGGGATTTCGCGCCCTCAATGTCTCCGGGGTGGGAGGCCAGCCACCTGGCCCCCGAACGGGCGGCTTCCTCAACAACGTTTTTGGCGTCGGCCATGTGGCCGAACCACGCGAACCCCCAGGCGACGGCCATCAGGAGGGGTAGCAGGATGACCGCCGTCACCACGGGGGAAGAGGCACGGGAATGGCGTAAGAAGCCGCTGAGGTGTAAAAAACGTTTACGCAAGCGGGTCACCCCTTTCTTTTTTTAAGTCGTTTCCAGCATATCAAAACTTCGTTGCGCGGCGGCACCGGAGGAAACCGCTTTACCTTCACTTCCGGGAACGCCGCCTTAAAAGCCGCAACTGCGGCGGCCTGCTTCCGGTCGAAAGGGTGGATTCTGGTCGTGTTCACCGCCGCAGTCCCGCCGGGCACCACGGCATGTCTCACTAAGGGGGCCAATTCCCCTAGCCAGAATGGCGTATGCCCGCGGTCGAAAATGTCTATAAAAACAAAGGCGAACCGACCTTCCGCCGCTTGGCGCAGGTACGCCAGGGCGTCTTCCCGGACCACCTCGACATGCGGCGGCAGGGCGAAATACCGCCGGGCGGCCTCTTCCGCCGCCGGGTCGGGGTCCACGGCGACCACATTGACTCCCGGCCGCAAAGAGAGGGCGACGTGGGCGAACGCCCCGCCGCCAAGGCCGAGGATCAGCACGTCGCCGGAGGGGGGGCATTCGGCTAAAGCCTCCGCCGCCGCTTTCAGCGGGAAAGTGCGGGGCGTGGACGGATCGCGGCGGTCGAGCACGGTCTGCACGGTAAAGAGGCTGGAACGGAGGTGCCGCCGCGGCGCCCACACGGCGTCCGTCACATAGAGGGAACCGAAAACTTCGCTGGAAATTTCGGCCACCGACTTTTCGCCCACCAGCGCGAAGCAGACACGCTTCAAAAGCTCCAAAGTTAAACCACCCCCAAACCAAGAAGGACTGACGCCGCGACGAACCCCGCACACAGGAACGGCCCGAAAGGAACAGGGTCGAACCCGGAGGGAACGTCTTCCTGCCTCAGCCTGCCGCCCAATAAGATAAAGAACAGAGCCTTCTTTTCCTCCGCCAGCCACCGCCGGAGCCCGGCGCGGCGGACCCGCATAGGCACCACGGCGGCCAAGAGCAGCCCGCACCCCAGGGCCAGCCCGAGGAAAGCCGCGTCCGCCCCGCCCAGCGGGCCGAGGGCGGCGAACAGCTTCGCGTCCCCTTCGGCGAAGACCCCGAGCGTCCAGAGGAAAAAGCCCGCAAAAAAGCATACCCCCAGCGTTTCGGCGGCAGGAACCGCCCGTCCCGAGGCGGCCCCCAGCAAAAGGCCCAAAAGCATCGCCGGGTAGGTGAGCCAATTCGGGATGGTCATGGTGCGGGCGTCCCAAACCGCCGCGACGGCGGCGACGGCGGCCGCCGCCAGCGCCCCGGCGAAACTAACGGTCGAAACGGTCAAGACGTTCAAAAACCGCCACCTCGCTCAAGCCGAAAGGGAGCCGCAGCCTGGCGTCGAGCGAGAGCGCCCTCTCGGCCAAAATGTCCAGGAAACCCGGCAGCCTCGATGGGCCGCCGCCCCCGGCCGCCCGTGCCAGCGCGGCCGCCGGAAGGAACAAAGAGACGAAGAACCGCCGCTCTGCGAGGACGAACCCGTGCCGTCTCGCGGCACGCTCCAATTCCCCTTTCCGGTACCTCCGGTAATGCCCGCAAGCCTCATCGTGGGCCGACCACAGCCGCGGGTGCAAGGGTACGGAGGCGAAGAGCAGCCCGCCGGGCCTCAATACGCGCCTTGCTTCCGCCAGGGCCGTGCCATCGTCAGGTAGATGCTCCAGCACGTCGAACATGCACACAGCATCGAAATGCCCGTCCGGGTAAGGCAATTCTTCCGCCCTTCCGGACACGGCCCGCACGCCGTTCGCCATGGCGGACTTCCGCAGCGCCGGGTCGGGCTCGACCCCGTGCCATTCGTATTGCGGAAAGTACCCCGCCAGCCACCCGTCCCCGCAGCCCACGTCCATCACCCGGCTTCCCGCCGCGGGCAGGTGTCGGGCGACGACGCTGGACAGGAAACGCCGCCTGGCGCGGAAATACCAGGAATGGCCGGAGAAAAGCTCCCGGCGAACTTTCGCCGGATCTCCAGCAATTCCCGGAACATCCTCCACCCGTCCCGCAACAGCCTCACTTTCGAGCCCGGCCTGTCGCGCCATTCCACACCCACCTCTTTTACGACCAGCCCCAGCCGCCGGGCCAGGAGCAGGATTTCTACGTCGAAACAGTATCCACGGCATCCGGCGCGGGAAAAAAGCGCCCTCGCGGCGTACCCCTTAAACAGCTTGAAGCCGCACTGGGTGTCGCGGTAGGGTAGCCCGGTCATGAGCCGCGCCAGAAGGTTGAACGCTCTCCCCGCCGCTTTCCGCTTGAAAGAAGCCCTCCATACCTTCGCCCCCGTCGCCTCGCGGGAGCCGACGGCTACATCCGCCCCACCCGCAAGCGCCGCTTCTAGTTTCGGTAATTCCGTAATCGGCGCCGCCAAGTCGGCGTCCGTAACCAGCACCATGTCGCCCCTGGAAGCGAGGACGCCGGATTTCACCGCCGCGCCTTTTCCCATGTTGGCCGGGTGGCGGACCACCCGGCAGCCGTGACGCCCCGCGACATCAGCCGTGCGGTCGGAAGAGCCATCGTCGACCACAACAATTTCATATTCCTGCCCCGCGAGGTGTCCCCGCAAAACCTTAAGGACGTCCGGCAAACGGTCCTCTTCGTCGTACGCGGGTATTACTACGCTCAACATGATGCTAGCCGTCCTTTCACTGGCCCGCCAGGGAATTGCCCATCTTCTGGGCGGCTGTTTTCAAACCGGGGCCTATATATTTCCATACCGTCACAGCCATGATGACCCCGATGATCAGCACCACCATCCAGGGTACGGCTTCCCCCCGGTCGCTCCGCAGAAAACGCAAAATTTTAGACATCGCTTATCCCCCCGGAAAAATGATTTTGAAAAAAAAAGCCCGGTCTCACGAAAAGACCGGGCCGTTCCGGGTACGCCGACGCTATTGAATGCGTACAGTGTTAAGGCCGCTCGCAGCGTTGTTCGCAGCGCCGCTTATCTCGTTGCCCACGTTACCGGGCGAGGACTTGAATTTCAGGAACGCCGCCACCGCGAGGATCACGCCGATGATGACCAGCACGATCCACGTGACGGCCTCGCCCCTGTCGCCCTTGAGGAAGTGTTTCAGCAGATTGAACACTTGGGTTCACCTCCTGTAAAATGTTTTAAATAAAAAAACCAGGGTGATCAGATTTTTTTGTGTGCGGTTGTTTAAAATAAACTGAACCAACTATTGAATTTTTACTGCGTTCAAACCTTGGGCAGCGTTGCTTGCCGCGCCGCTTATCTCGTTGCCCACGTTGCCAGGTGAGGACTTGAATTTCAAGAACGCGGCCACCGCGAGGATCACGCCGATGATGACCAGCACGATCCACGTGACGGCTTCGCCCCTGTCGCCCTTGAGGAAATGCTTCAGCAGATTGAACACTTGAGTTCGCCTCCTTTCCATATATTTCAAAAAAGAAAGGCCAGATTGCCTGGCTTTTCTTTTTTTTTTTGCGCCGCCGTTTTAGAAAAACTCAAGTGGCTATTGAATATTGGCCGCATTCAAACCTTTGCTTCCCGGCCCGACCGTGCGGGCGAACACCACCGCCGCATTGTCCCTGTAGACTTCCCGCCAATCAGGATTACGGGATAGGTACAGGGCCATCCAGGAATCGGACGGCATCAGCACCGTTTTAAC
This Moorella sp. E308F DNA region includes the following protein-coding sequences:
- a CDS encoding spermidine synthase gives rise to the protein MELLKRVCFALVGEKSVAEISSEVFGSLYVTDAVWAPRRHLRSSLFTVQTVLDRRDPSTPRTFPLKAAAEALAECPPSGDVLILGLGGGAFAHVALSLRPGVNVVAVDPDPAAEEAARRYFALPPHVEVVREDALAYLRQAAEGRFAFVFIDIFDRGHTPFWLGELAPLVRHAVVPGGTAAVNTTRIHPFDRKQAAAVAAFKAAFPEVKVKRFPPVPPRNEVLICWKRLKKRKG
- a CDS encoding dolichyl-phosphate beta-glucosyltransferase; this translates as MLSVVIPAYDEEDRLPDVLKVLRGHLAGQEYEIVVVDDGSSDRTADVAGRHGCRVVRHPANMGKGAAVKSGVLASRGDMVLVTDADLAAPITELPKLEAALAGGADVAVGSREATGAKVWRASFKRKAAGRAFNLLARLMTGLPYRDTQCGFKLFKGYAARALFSRAGCRGYCFDVEILLLARRLGLVVKEVGVEWRDRPGSKVRLLRDGWRMFRELLEIRRKFAGSFSPAIPGISAPGGVSCPASSPDTCPRREAG
- a CDS encoding prepilin peptidase, translated to MNVLTVSTVSFAGALAAAAVAAVAAVWDARTMTIPNWLTYPAMLLGLLLGAASGRAVPAAETLGVCFFAGFFLWTLGVFAEGDAKLFAALGPLGGADAAFLGLALGCGLLLAAVVPMRVRRAGLRRWLAEEKKALFFILLGGRLRQEDVPSGFDPVPFGPFLCAGFVAASVLLGLGVV
- a CDS encoding class I SAM-dependent methyltransferase — its product is MSSVVARHLPAAGSRVMDVGCGDGWLAGYFPQYEWHGVEPDPALRKSAMANGVRAVSGRAEELPYPDGHFDAVCMFDVLEHLPDDGTALAEARRVLRPGGLLFASVPLHPRLWSAHDEACGHYRRYRKGELERAARRHGFVLAERRFFVSLFLPAAALARAAGGGGPSRLPGFLDILAERALSLDARLRLPFGLSEVAVFERLDRFDR